The Papio anubis isolate 15944 chromosome 1, Panubis1.0, whole genome shotgun sequence genome window below encodes:
- the LOC101003803 gene encoding olfactory receptor 2AK2 isoform X1, with product MNVSDVICFDILVSAMKAENQSFGTDFLLVGLFQYGWTNSLLFVVIATIFTVALTGNIMLIHLIRLDTRLHTPMYFLLSQLSMIDLMYISTTVPKMAVNFLSQSKTITFMGCEIQAYVFLALGGTEALLLGFMSYDRYVAICYPLHYPILMSKKICCLMVACAWASGSINAFIHTMYVFQLPFCRSRLINHFFCEIPALMSLVCQDTSHYEYTVLLSGLIILLLPFLAILASYARVLIVVFQMSSGKGQAKAVSTCSSHLIVASLFYATTLATYTKPHSLRSPTRDKVVAVFYTIMTPLLNPFIYSLQNKEVAGAMRRLLG from the coding sequence ATGAACGTTTCAGATGTCATCTGCTTTGATATTTTGGTTTCAGCCatgaaagcagaaaatcaaagTTTTGGGACAGATTTTCTACTTGTTGGTCTTTTCCAATACGGCTGGACAAACTCTCTTCTCTTTGTCGTCATTGCTACCATCTTTACAGTTGCTCTGACAGGAAATATTATGCTGATCCACCTCATTCGATTGGACACCAGACTCCACACTCCAATGTACTTTCTGCTCAGTCAGCTGTCCATGATTGACCTCATGTACATCTCCACCACCGTGCCCAAGATGGCGGTCAACTTCCTCTCACAGAGTAAGACCATTACATTTATGGGCTGTGAGATTCAAGCGTATGTGTTCTTGGCCCTTGGTGGAACTGAAGCCCTTCTCCTTGGTTTTATGTCTTATGATCGCTATGTAGCTATCTGTTACCCTTTACATTATCCTATACTTATGAGCAAGAAGATCTGCTGTCTCATGGTTGCATGTGCATGGGCCAGTGGTTCTATCAACGCTTTCATACATACAATGTATGTGTTTCAACTTCCATTCTGTAGGTCTCGGCTGATTAACCACTTTTTCTGTGAAATTCCAGCTCTAATGTCATTGGTGTGTCAGGACACCTCCCATTATGAGTATACAGTCCTCCTGAGTGGACTTATTATCCTACTGCTACCATTCCTGGCCATTCTGGCTTCCTATGCTCGTGTGCTTATTGTGGTATTCCAGATGAGCTCGGGAAAAGGACAGGCAAAAGCTGTTTCCACTTGTTCCTCCCACCTGATTGTGGCAAGTCTGTTCTATGCAACCACTCTCGCTACCTACACGAAGCCACACTCCTTGCGTTCCCCTACACGGGACAAGGTGGTAGCAGTATTTTACACCATTATGACACCCCTACTGAACCCATTTATCTATAGCCTGCAAAATAAGGAAGTCGCAGGGGCAATGAGAAGACTGTTGGGATAA